In the Brassica napus cultivar Da-Ae chromosome A7, Da-Ae, whole genome shotgun sequence genome, one interval contains:
- the LOC106412436 gene encoding transcription factor MYB62, which yields MSNIMKKRCNENEESAEQRKGPWTLEEDTLLTNYIAHNGEGRWNLLAKSSGLKRKGKSCRLRWLNYLKPDIKRGNLTPQEQLLILELHCKWGNRWSKIAQYLPGRTDNEIKNYWRTRVQKQARQLNIDSSSHQFLEVVRSFWVPRLIHKMKDYSNTNSKAPPTDSLGPVVQDNNFSHNSGLNNIDCSTSMSQDLAKISQLMDLSDLETTNSMCLEGSRGSSNQYVNEDHRCLEEEYIVTTMGNSDILPLQDCHVGVAYSTYEEDVTQDPMWNMDDIWQFEEYAPFN from the exons ATGTCAAATATAATGAAGAAGAGGTGTAATGAAAATGAAGAGAGCGCAGAGCAGAGAAAAGGGCCTTGGACGCTTGAGGAAGACACTCTTCTCACTAATTACATTGCCCATAACGGTGAAGGCCGATGGAATCTGCTCGCCAAATCTTCTG ggctaaagagaaaaggaaaaagttGCAGATTACGATGGTTGAATTACCTTAAACCCGACATAAAGCGGGGGAATCTCACTCCTCAAGAACAACTCTTAATCCTCGAACTTCACTGTAAATGGGGTAATAG GTGGTCAAAAATTGCGCAGTATTTACCGGGAAGAACGGACAACGAGATCAAAAACTATTGGAGGACTAGAGTGCAGAAACAAGCACGCCAGCTCAATATTGATTCCAGCAGCCACCAGTTCTTGGAAGTTGTCCGTAGTTTCTGGGTTCCAAGATTGATCCACAAGATGAAAGATTACTCAAACACCAACAGTAAAGCTCCTCCTACGGATTCACTTGGACCCGTCGTACAAGACAATAATTTCTCACATAATTCGGGTTTAAACAACATAGATTGTTCCACTTCCATGTCTCAAGATCTGGCGAAAATTTCACAGTTAATGGATTTGTCTGATCTTGAAACCACTAATTCAATGTGCTTGGAAGGATCACGAGGGAGTAGTAATCAATATGTGAACGAAGATCATAGGTGCTTAGAGGAGGAGTACATAGTGACCACCATGGGTAATTCAGACATTTTACCATTGCAGGATTGTCATGTAGGAGTAGCATATTCGACTTACGAGGAGGATGTAACACAAGATCCAATGTGGAACATGGATGATATTTGGCAGTTTGAGGAGTACGCACCTTTTAATTAG
- the LOC106412185 gene encoding uncharacterized protein LOC106412185: MVLRGEMTTPTRRRTERPKSLHNFTLPDLKWGSQRHLKCSRIDSLRSGSGDHRLRRRSPPFKLPASIPSDHRRSINNQHRRAPFESVENGGEEEEEGIEEFRVKIMSDLKTVRDKITQSMFREHALEDEEEEGKTDESGREKVSPAKPWNLRKRRAACKEPVSERIANPSPPRVKERGGVVEAETAAKEMMMRRGKFSVKLSKKEIEEDFMAALGHRPPRRPKKRPRTVQKKLDSLHPGFYLSEVTLDAYKVPEETKNIQR, from the exons ATGGTATTACGCGGTGAGATGACGACGCCGACGAGGAGGAGAACGGAGCGACCGAAGAGTCTCCATAATTTCACGCTCCCGGACTTGAAGTGGGGGAGTCAGCGTCATCTCAAGTGCTCGAGGATCGATTCTTTGCGCAGCGGTTCCGGCGATCACCGGCTCCGACGCCGATCTCCGCCTTTCAAACTCCCTGCTTCGATCCCGTCTGATCACCGGAGGAGCATCAACAACCAGCACCGCCGCGCACCGTTCGAATCTGTGGAGAACGGCggcgaggaggaagaagaagggatCGAGGAGTTCAGGGTGAAGATCATGTCGGATCTGAAGACGGTGAGGGATAAGATCACGCAATCGATGTTTAGGGAACACGCGCTcgaggacgaagaagaagaggggAAGACCGACGAGTCCGGCCGCGAGAAGGTTTCTCCGGCGAAGCCGTGGAATCTGAGGAAAAGGAGGGCCGCGTGCAAGGAGCCTGTTTCGGAGAGGATAGCGAATCCTTCGCCGCCGAGGGTGAAGGAGAGAGGCGGAGTGGTGGAAGCCGAGACGGCGGCGAAGGAGATGATGATGCGGCGGGGCAAGTTCTCCGTGAAGCTGTCGAAGAAGGAGATCGAGGAGGATTTCATGGCGGCTCTTGGGCACCGACCACCGCGCCGGCCAAAGAAGCGGCCGAGGACCGTTCAGAAGAAGCTCGAC AGCTTGCATCCTGGGTTTTATCTGAGTGAAGTGACGCTTGATGCCTATAAGGTCCCTGAAGAAACCAAG AATATACAGCGATGA
- the LOC106412535 gene encoding LEAF RUST 10 DISEASE-RESISTANCE LOCUS RECEPTOR-LIKE PROTEIN KINASE-like 1.1 — translation MKTISVLAFFFFLLFLMAEAQRKNRTRCDTFSCGSLDFKFPFFRTDMESRCGLFKLNCSDHHFPEIQLEEKGLWYKVISVSQANTITITDPRLNQSLETGSCTDLSSFSIPDSPWLELTDLYKCNNSRKNGFTYANCQGGGSSLYYSKLEEHSGCSVIKSPESWVIPRNKNQSNLNATFSLHIDLPGSCHRCYRRGGECNMINDKFRCIGGTKRPNNHQGEKLKLGLGIGGSVILIIILAALFITIHRMYRRKTSPDLLSRNNSKSDVEFSNVFFKLPIFSYKELQEATDNFSKDRLLGDGGFGTVYYGKVRDGREVAVKRLYEHNYRRLEQFMNEIEILTRLHHKNLVSLYGCTSRRSRELLLVYEFVPNGTVADHLYGETENSRNKCFLTWSMRMSIAIETASALAYLHASDIIHRDVKTANILLDGNFGVKVADFGLSRLCPSDVTHVSTAPQGTPGYVDPEYHRCYHLTDKSDVYSFGVVLVELISSKPAVDINRCKSEINLSSLAINKIQNHATHELIDKSLGYGKNEGVCKMTTMVAELAFRCLQQDSTLRPRMEQVVQELKGIQKEDRKEETLTSYPSPPEWDEASLIKNMKFPRSPISVTDQWTSKSTTPNISAYDC, via the exons ATGAAGACTATCTCTGTGttggccttcttcttcttcctcctctttctCATGGCAGAAGCTCAGAGAAAGAACAGGACACGTTGCGACACATTCTCCTGTGGAAGCCTCGACTTCAAGTTCCCTTTCTTTAGGACAGACATGGAGTCTAGATGCGGTTTGTTCAAGCTGAACTGCAGTGATCACCATTTTCCAGAGATACAGCTTGAGGAAAAAGGGTTATGGTATAAAGTCATAAGCGTCTCTCAAGCAAACACCATAACCATTACAGACCCAAGGCTTAACCAAAGCTTGGAAACAGGGTCCTGTACTGACTTGTCAAGCTTCTCTATTCCTGATTCTCCATGGCTCGAGTTGACCGATTTATACAAATGCAACAACAGTAGGAAGAATGGTTTCACTTATGCAAATTGCCAAGGAGGAGGAAGCAGCTTGTACTACTCCAAATTGGAAGAACATTCAGGGTGCTCAGTTATCAAGTCTCCAGAGAGCTGGGTGATTCCAAGAAACAAGAACCAGTCTAATCTTAATGCGACTTTCTCTCTTCATATAGACCTGCCTGGAAGCTGCCATCGCTGCTATAGACGAGGAGGAGAATGTAACATGATCAACGACAAGTTTCGCTGCATTGGGGGAACCAAAA GACCAAACAACCACCAAGGAGAGAAGTTAAAGCTAGGATTAG GAATAGGAGGATCTGTCATCTTGATAATCATCTTGGCGGCACTCTTTATCACCATCCATAGGATGTACAGAAGGAAAACAAGTCCAGATCTCCTATCTAGAAACAACTCCAAATCCGACGTTGAGTTTAGCAATGTCTTCTTTAAGCTACCAATCTTCTCCTATAAAGAACTTCAAGAAGCAACAGATAACTTCAGTAAAGACAGGTTACTAGGAGATGGAGGCTTTGGCACTGTCTACTATG GAAAAGTGCGTGATGGGCGAGAAGTTGCAGTGAAGCGTCTCTACGAGCACAACTACAGAAGACTCGAGCAGTTCATGAACGAGATAGAGATCCTCACACGTCTCCATCACAAGAACCTAGTCTCCCTCTACGGCTGCACCTCGCGCCGCAGCAGAGAGCTTCTCCTCGTCTACGAGTTTGTTCCAAACGGTACGGTTGCAGATCATCTCTATGGCGAAACCGAAAACTCGAGAAACAAATGCTTCTTAACATGGTCGATGCGCATGAGCATCGCCATAGAAACAGCTAGCGCGTTGGCTTACCTCCACGCTTCTGATATCATTCACCGTGATGTCAAGACAGCAAACATTCTCCTGGACGGTAACTTCGGAGTCAAAGTAGCTGATTTTGGGTTATCGAGGCTGTGTCCGAGTGATGTAACGCATGTTTCAACCGCTCCTCAGGGTACTCCGGGGTATGTTGATCCCGAGTATCATCGATGCTATCATCTAACCGATAAGAGTGACGTATACAGCTTTGGAGTGGTTCTTGTCGAGCTGATATCGTCGAAGCCTGCTGTTGATATAAACAGGTGCAAGAGTGAGATAAACCTGTCGAGCTTAGCTATAAACAAGATACAGAACCACGCGACACACGAGCTGATTGATAAGAGTCTTGGATATGGAAAGAATGAAGGAGTTTGTAAAATGACTACAATGGTGGCTGAGTTGGCTTTTAGGTGCTTGCAGCAAGACAGTACACTGAGGCCGAGAATGGAACAAGTTGTGCAAGAGCTAAAGGGAATCCAGAAGGAAGATCGCAAAGAAGAGACGCTAACTTCTTATCCTTCACCACCGGAGTGGGACGAGGCTTCGCTTATAAAGAATATGAAATTTCCACGTTCACCGATCTCTGTGACTGACCAATGGACAAGtaaatcaactacaccgaatatTAGCGCCTACGACTGCTAA
- the BNAANNG41370D gene encoding uncharacterized protein BNAANNG41370D, with the protein MEVPVINRISDFDVKINSMNDPSLLPRPFAVSGVGKLHHAYCFLKLGALLLLSFFASFTITRIKRLVLRLRKVDASLPSQSLVYDYDSDSDSSYSSDSSDDGEDEDDKEDDSVNGDSRVKRFSYYEDNDDKGIDGNVPWLRRCSSSFGDLLSWPDLGGFSSSGVVKLWDNLDLKGSHDAVASFFNKYGVSSSLSPAVLLAAEKKGSDTVEVSAWDAREGFRMPALLAEWRQPGRLLGKIVRVNAGGVDKIYVEDDANGEITVGDMRMVNGAMTELTESDVVTMVRRRR; encoded by the coding sequence ATGGAGGTACCGGTGATTAACAGAATTAGCGACTTTGACGTGAAGATAAACTCGATGAACGACCCGTCGTTATTACCTCGACCGTTTGCCGTCTCCGGCGTTGGAAAGTTACATCATGCTTATTGTTTCTTGAAATTGGGCGCTTTATTGCTACTTTCATTTTTCGCTTCATTCACCATTACTAGAATCAAAAGGTTAGTCCTTAGGTTAAGAAAAGTAGACGCGTCTCTACCTTCCCAATCTCTTGTCTATGATTACGACAGCGACTCCGACTCATCTTATTCCTCAGACTCCTCAGACGATGGAGAAGACGAGGATGACAAAGAAGACGACTCGGTCAATGGAGATTCACGCGTTAAAAGATTTAGTTATTACGAGGACAATGACGACAAGGGTATAGATGGAAATGTACCCTGGCTGCGTCGGTGCAGTAGTAGCTTCGGCGACTTGTTGTCGTGGCCTGATCTTGGTGGGTTCAGCTCAAGTGGAGTCGTAAAGCTATGGGACAATCTTGATCTAAAAGGAAGTCATGATGCTGTGGCTTCTTTCTTCAACAAGTACGGAGTTTCCTCGTCCTTGTCTCCGGCTGTTTTATTAGCGGCGGAGAAAAAAGGATCCGACACCGTGGAAGTGAGTGCGTGGGATGCACGCGAAGGTTTCAGAATGCCAGCTTTGCTCGCGGAATGGAGACAGCCGGGGAGGTTGCTAGGGAAGATCGTAAGGGTCAACGCCGGTGGCGTTGACAAGATCTACGTTGAGGATGACGCCAACGGGGAGATAACGGTGGGAGACATGAGGATGGTTAACGGTGCGATGACGGAACTGACTGAGTCAGACGTTGTTACGATGGTGAGACGCCGTCGGTGA